A region of Ornithodoros turicata isolate Travis chromosome 5, ASM3712646v1, whole genome shotgun sequence DNA encodes the following proteins:
- the LOC135393783 gene encoding uncharacterized protein LOC135393783 isoform X2 has translation MGSSCAFQNLLWIFLFYCLVGDSVEDEDKQVLVTVPSGKVTRRVADDLNLTCKVFSDAKYYISWRIPQNRQLQADRIKLEDGFNTQSVTVYQLQDYDAGVYSCIARHRDRVLTKEIFVSVVQSEPKPCSDHSFPCENGHCIPRRFACDGRMDCNDGSDESKIVCGSDPCKDKVLCEDGRCLPRSFCCDPATDISCQLSFLLPCCKQYLASIATEALFPSKAAGTLPPHRRYSGNVEYLPSSVYTVVSCAVVFIFVATVMVAAICRIHMRRSAMAMFPTHVTPASSTERHRFLPWCSHHPRFSARPSSLNTHPCSHLPFGGNLRTVTCPHGSYVVAAYSSSQGKVHFFQHLPKPPDYSPAADDPPPPYSSTDNLCVAVANESAVGNDEGRKTFTQSVQIPPSLHHLCSATINALADDDNACVAVASASGESSPLLSVTEQSSTSSGAPGHGELSETAVKHVA, from the exons AAGTTCTAGTCACGGTGCCGTCTGGTAAGGTGACTCGGCGAGTAGCTGATGACCTGAACCTAACATGCAAAGTATTTTCCGATGCAAA ATATTACATATCATGGAGGATACCTCAAAACAGACAGCTACAAGCCGATCGCATCAAATTGGAAGATGGCTTCAATACACAGTCAGTGACTGTTTACCAACTGCAAGATTACGATGCTGGCGTGTACAGTTGCATTGCCCGACATCGTGACAGAGTCCTTACAAAAGAGATCTTTGTATCAGTTGTGCAGTCCG AGCCGAAGCCGTGCTCTGACCATTCCTTTCCTTGCGAAAATGGACATTGCATTCCAAGGCGATTTGCCTGCGATGGTCGCATGGATTGCAATGATGGATCGGATGAATCGAAGATTGTTTGTG GGTCAGACCCGTGCAAAGACAAGGTATTGTGTGAAGATGGCCGTTGCCTACCACGATCCTTTTGTTGTGACCCAGCAACCGATATCAGCTGTCAACTGAGTTTCCTGCTGCCATGTTGCAAGCAGTACTTGGCCAGTATAG CGACTGAAGCACTATTTCCATCCAAAGCAGCTGGCACCCTTCCGCCACATCGGCGATACAGTGGAAATGTGGAGTACCTGCCATCATCCGTATACACCGTTGTCAGCTGCGCAGTGGTCTTCATCTTTGTGGCGACGGTCATGGTTGCTGCAATCTGTCGCATTCACATGCGCCGCTCCGCGATGGCCATGTTTCCAACTCACGTAACGCCAGCGTCTTCTACAGAGAGGCACCGTTTCCTGCCCTGGTGCAGCCATCAT CCACGGTTCTCAGCCCGTCCATCTAGCCTAAACACCCACCCGTGCTCTCACCTGCCCTTTGGGGGCAACCTACGCACTGTCACCTGTCCACATGGCAGCTACGTTGTAGCTGCCTATAGCAGCTCGCAAGGCAAAGTTCACTTTTTTCAGCATCTTCCAAAGCCACCGGACTATTCCCCCGCAGCGGATGACCCTCCACCTCCGTACTCGAGTACCGACAACTTATGCGTTGCTGTTGCTAATGAAAGTGCAGTTGGTAATGACGAGGGGAGAAAGACTTTTACCCAAAGTGTACAAATCCCACCAAGCTTGCACCACTTGTGTTCCGCTACCATAAACGCCCTAGCGGATGACGATAACGCTTGCGTAGCGGTTGCATCTGCTAGCGGTGAGTCATCTCCGTTGCTTTCGGTGACAGAGCAAAGCAGCACATCCTCCGGTGCGCCAGGGCATGGGGAATTGTCTGAGACAGCAGTGAAACATGTGGCCTAA
- the LOC135393783 gene encoding uncharacterized protein LOC135393783 isoform X1, producing MGSSCAFQNLLWIFLFYCLVGDSVEDEDKQVLVTVPSGKVTRRVADDLNLTCKVFSDAKYYISWRIPQNRQLQADRIKLEDGFNTQSVTVYQLQDYDAGVYSCIARHRDRVLTKEIFVSVVQSEPKPCSDHSFPCENGHCIPRRFACDGRMDCNDGSDESKIVCGSDPCKDKVLCEDGRCLPRSFCCDPATDISCQLSFLLPCCKQYLASIATEALFPSKAAGTLPPHRRYSGNVEYLPSSVYTVVSCAVVFIFVATVMVAAICRIHMRRSAMAMFPTHVTPASSTERHRFLPWCSHHQPRFSARPSSLNTHPCSHLPFGGNLRTVTCPHGSYVVAAYSSSQGKVHFFQHLPKPPDYSPAADDPPPPYSSTDNLCVAVANESAVGNDEGRKTFTQSVQIPPSLHHLCSATINALADDDNACVAVASASGESSPLLSVTEQSSTSSGAPGHGELSETAVKHVA from the exons AAGTTCTAGTCACGGTGCCGTCTGGTAAGGTGACTCGGCGAGTAGCTGATGACCTGAACCTAACATGCAAAGTATTTTCCGATGCAAA ATATTACATATCATGGAGGATACCTCAAAACAGACAGCTACAAGCCGATCGCATCAAATTGGAAGATGGCTTCAATACACAGTCAGTGACTGTTTACCAACTGCAAGATTACGATGCTGGCGTGTACAGTTGCATTGCCCGACATCGTGACAGAGTCCTTACAAAAGAGATCTTTGTATCAGTTGTGCAGTCCG AGCCGAAGCCGTGCTCTGACCATTCCTTTCCTTGCGAAAATGGACATTGCATTCCAAGGCGATTTGCCTGCGATGGTCGCATGGATTGCAATGATGGATCGGATGAATCGAAGATTGTTTGTG GGTCAGACCCGTGCAAAGACAAGGTATTGTGTGAAGATGGCCGTTGCCTACCACGATCCTTTTGTTGTGACCCAGCAACCGATATCAGCTGTCAACTGAGTTTCCTGCTGCCATGTTGCAAGCAGTACTTGGCCAGTATAG CGACTGAAGCACTATTTCCATCCAAAGCAGCTGGCACCCTTCCGCCACATCGGCGATACAGTGGAAATGTGGAGTACCTGCCATCATCCGTATACACCGTTGTCAGCTGCGCAGTGGTCTTCATCTTTGTGGCGACGGTCATGGTTGCTGCAATCTGTCGCATTCACATGCGCCGCTCCGCGATGGCCATGTTTCCAACTCACGTAACGCCAGCGTCTTCTACAGAGAGGCACCGTTTCCTGCCCTGGTGCAGCCATCAT CAGCCACGGTTCTCAGCCCGTCCATCTAGCCTAAACACCCACCCGTGCTCTCACCTGCCCTTTGGGGGCAACCTACGCACTGTCACCTGTCCACATGGCAGCTACGTTGTAGCTGCCTATAGCAGCTCGCAAGGCAAAGTTCACTTTTTTCAGCATCTTCCAAAGCCACCGGACTATTCCCCCGCAGCGGATGACCCTCCACCTCCGTACTCGAGTACCGACAACTTATGCGTTGCTGTTGCTAATGAAAGTGCAGTTGGTAATGACGAGGGGAGAAAGACTTTTACCCAAAGTGTACAAATCCCACCAAGCTTGCACCACTTGTGTTCCGCTACCATAAACGCCCTAGCGGATGACGATAACGCTTGCGTAGCGGTTGCATCTGCTAGCGGTGAGTCATCTCCGTTGCTTTCGGTGACAGAGCAAAGCAGCACATCCTCCGGTGCGCCAGGGCATGGGGAATTGTCTGAGACAGCAGTGAAACATGTGGCCTAA
- the LOC135393783 gene encoding uncharacterized protein LOC135393783 isoform X3, translated as MGSSCAFQNLLWIFLFYCLVGDSVEDEDKQVLVTVPSGKVTRRVADDLNLTCKVFSDAKYYISWRIPQNRQLQADRIKLEDGFNTQSVTVYQLQDYDAGVYSCIARHRDRVLTKEIFVSVVQSEPKPCSDHSFPCENGHCIPRRFACDGRMDCNDGSDESKIVCGSDPCKDKVLCEDGRCLPRSFCCDPATDISCQLSFLLPCCKQYLASIAGTLPPHRRYSGNVEYLPSSVYTVVSCAVVFIFVATVMVAAICRIHMRRSAMAMFPTHVTPASSTERHRFLPWCSHHQPRFSARPSSLNTHPCSHLPFGGNLRTVTCPHGSYVVAAYSSSQGKVHFFQHLPKPPDYSPAADDPPPPYSSTDNLCVAVANESAVGNDEGRKTFTQSVQIPPSLHHLCSATINALADDDNACVAVASASGESSPLLSVTEQSSTSSGAPGHGELSETAVKHVA; from the exons AAGTTCTAGTCACGGTGCCGTCTGGTAAGGTGACTCGGCGAGTAGCTGATGACCTGAACCTAACATGCAAAGTATTTTCCGATGCAAA ATATTACATATCATGGAGGATACCTCAAAACAGACAGCTACAAGCCGATCGCATCAAATTGGAAGATGGCTTCAATACACAGTCAGTGACTGTTTACCAACTGCAAGATTACGATGCTGGCGTGTACAGTTGCATTGCCCGACATCGTGACAGAGTCCTTACAAAAGAGATCTTTGTATCAGTTGTGCAGTCCG AGCCGAAGCCGTGCTCTGACCATTCCTTTCCTTGCGAAAATGGACATTGCATTCCAAGGCGATTTGCCTGCGATGGTCGCATGGATTGCAATGATGGATCGGATGAATCGAAGATTGTTTGTG GGTCAGACCCGTGCAAAGACAAGGTATTGTGTGAAGATGGCCGTTGCCTACCACGATCCTTTTGTTGTGACCCAGCAACCGATATCAGCTGTCAACTGAGTTTCCTGCTGCCATGTTGCAAGCAGTACTTGGCCAGTATAG CTGGCACCCTTCCGCCACATCGGCGATACAGTGGAAATGTGGAGTACCTGCCATCATCCGTATACACCGTTGTCAGCTGCGCAGTGGTCTTCATCTTTGTGGCGACGGTCATGGTTGCTGCAATCTGTCGCATTCACATGCGCCGCTCCGCGATGGCCATGTTTCCAACTCACGTAACGCCAGCGTCTTCTACAGAGAGGCACCGTTTCCTGCCCTGGTGCAGCCATCAT CAGCCACGGTTCTCAGCCCGTCCATCTAGCCTAAACACCCACCCGTGCTCTCACCTGCCCTTTGGGGGCAACCTACGCACTGTCACCTGTCCACATGGCAGCTACGTTGTAGCTGCCTATAGCAGCTCGCAAGGCAAAGTTCACTTTTTTCAGCATCTTCCAAAGCCACCGGACTATTCCCCCGCAGCGGATGACCCTCCACCTCCGTACTCGAGTACCGACAACTTATGCGTTGCTGTTGCTAATGAAAGTGCAGTTGGTAATGACGAGGGGAGAAAGACTTTTACCCAAAGTGTACAAATCCCACCAAGCTTGCACCACTTGTGTTCCGCTACCATAAACGCCCTAGCGGATGACGATAACGCTTGCGTAGCGGTTGCATCTGCTAGCGGTGAGTCATCTCCGTTGCTTTCGGTGACAGAGCAAAGCAGCACATCCTCCGGTGCGCCAGGGCATGGGGAATTGTCTGAGACAGCAGTGAAACATGTGGCCTAA